The following proteins are co-located in the Sardina pilchardus chromosome 24, fSarPil1.1, whole genome shotgun sequence genome:
- the rfx5 gene encoding DNA-binding protein RFX5 isoform X1 — MADERVRGGEAPKPGRLDTGEGDTEPSMLLQKLKNNISKTVQGKVDTILQDVQRFSDNDKLYLYLQLPSGPSAGEKSDASSLNMADQLLTCNWIRSHLEEHADTCLPKQDVYETYKRYCDNLQQRPLSAANFGKIIRDIFPNIKARRLGGRGQSKYCYSGIRRKTILNMPLLPNLDLKNDPSELTELVQTYKQEVTEAACQLICDWAQKILKRSFDTVVEIAKFLVQEHIVNPRCSQAELVTSADLAGGPAKPHKVIKKNPAPPKAGAVEGEGSGRDGKQKDKSDGEQAMHGKTPAGGEKPAKEVEGRNQQVQNLIKHLPKLLPRGSVPDNKSPLSVHSSATLLAPKDTSASPHLLPITVTTLPQQKGAPLPVMILPSTVSLAYSERDKATAVTVATAAAPTPVVQRARGAGPKRPAAEPPGAAADAPPKRKRGRPRKPRPEDAIAQQQQPPAPSSLPLAQTTGGVIQKALASSSSFSAAPSSSSQLLEIVIQDQHQLVLGSIPSTLHDAAASAQDQRAGVVVQCQPVSAPLLDADPRPVLVLQSAPNTPSRSMVIQRAPGGQLAPASENRVPASNPLLAPPAFLPPTGQEDEREVEITLTPVDESETFAPPEPSSVPAGSSDQSQGARSQSDDP, encoded by the exons ATGGCGGACGAGCGAGTGAGGGGCGGGGAGGCCCCCAAACCCGGGCGGCTGGACACAGGAGAGGGCGACACGGAGCCCAGCATGCTCCTGCAGAAACTCAAGAACAACATCTC TAAAACTGTTCAGGGCAAAGTCGACACCATTTTG CAAGATGTTCAGCGCTTCTCTGACAATGACAAGCTCTACCTGTACCTCCAGCTACCCTCTGGACCCAGTGCAGGGGAAAAAAG TGATGCCAGCTCCCTGAACATGGCTGACCAGCTGCTCACCTGCAACTGGATACGGAGTCACCTGGAGGAGCATGCTGACACCTGTCTGCCCAAGCAGGACGTGTATGAGACCTACAA GCGGTACTGTGATAACTTGCAGCAGCGGCCACTGAGTGCAGCCAACTTCGGCAAAATCATCCGTGATATTTTCCCCAACATCAAAGCCCGGAGActgggaggaagaggacagtCAAA ATACTGCTATAGTGGGATTCGTAGGAAGACAATCTTGAACATGCCCCTGTTGCCTAACCTAGATCTGAAGAATGACCCA TCGGAGCTGACGGAACTGGTCCAGACCTATAAGCAGGAAGTGACGGAGGCAGCGTGTCAGCTGATTTGTGACTGGGCACAGAAGATTCTGAAGCGCTCCTTTGACACGGTGGTGGAGATTGCCAAATTCCTGGTGCAAGAGCACATCGTCAACCCGCGCTGCAGCCAGGCTGAACTGGTCACTTCTGCTGATCTAGCCG GTGGGCCAGCAAAGCCTCACAAAGTGATCAAGAAGAACCCCGCGCCGCCCAAAGCTGGTGCCGTGGAGGGAGAAGGCAGTGGTCGGGATGGCAAG CAGAAAGACAAAAGTGATGGAGAGCAGGCCATGCACGGAAAGACGCCTGCCGGCGGCGAGAAGCCGGCCAAAGAGGTGGAGGGTCGCAACCAGCAGGTGCAGAATCTGATCAAGCACCTGCCCAAGCTGCTGCCGCGCGGGTCGGTCCCCGACAACAAGTCGCCGCTCTCGGTGCACTCCTCCGCGACGCTGCTGGCGCCCAAGGACACGTCCGCATCGCCCCATCTCCTGCCCATCACCGTGACGACGTTGCCCCAGCAGAAGGGAGCTCCGCTCCCCGTGATGATCCTCCCCTCCACCGTGAGCCTGGCCTACAGCGAGCGCGACAAGGCCACCGCCGTCACCGTGGCCACCGCGGCCGCGCCCACGCCGGTGGTCCAGCGAGCGCGCGGCGCCGGCCCGAAACGTCCCGCGGCCGAACCGCCGGGCGCCGCCGCGGACGCGCCTCCCAAGCGCAAGAGGGGTCGGCCCAGGAAGCCCCGTCCAGAAGATGCCATCGCTCAGCAACAGCAGCCTCCGGCTCCGTCCAGCTTGCCGCTGGCACAGACGACCGGAGGGGTGATCCAGAAGGCTCtggcctcctcgtcctcgttcTCCGCCGcgccttcttcctcctctcagcTGCTGGAGATCGTGATCCAGGATCAGCACCAGCTGGTGCTGGGCTCGattccctccaccctccatgaCGCCGCGGCGTCTGCCCAAGACCAGAGGGCGGGCGTCGTGGTCCAGTGCCAGCCTGTCTCTGCACCCCTGCTCGACGCCGATCCTCGACCCGTCCTGGTCCTGCAGAGTGCCCCGAATACTCCGAGCCGATCCATGGTGATCCAGAGGGCGCCTGGAGGGCAGCTTGCCCCTGCGTCCGAAAACCGAGTGCCCGCTTCAAACCCTCTCCTAGCCCCCCCGGCTTTTCTTCCTCCGACTGGTCAAGAGGACGAGCGAGAAGTGGAGATCACCCTCACCCCCGTGGATGAGTCCGAAACCTTTGCACCCCCCGAGCCTTCTTCTGTCCCAGCAGGCAGCAGTGATCAGTCACAAGGGGCGAGATCCCAAAGTGATGACCCCTAG
- the rfx5 gene encoding DNA-binding protein RFX5 isoform X2, whose translation MADERVRGGEAPKPGRLDTGEGDTEPSMLLQKLKNNISKTVQGKVDTILQDVQRFSDNDKLYLYLQLPSGPSAGEKSDASSLNMADQLLTCNWIRSHLEEHADTCLPKQDVYETYKRYCDNLQQRPLSAANFGKIIRDIFPNIKARRLGGRGQSKYCYSGIRRKTILNMPLLPNLDLKNDPSELTELVQTYKQEVTEAACQLICDWAQKILKRSFDTVVEIAKFLVQEHIVNPRCSQAELVTSADLAGGPAKPHKVIKKNPAPPKAGAVEGEGSGRDGKKDKSDGEQAMHGKTPAGGEKPAKEVEGRNQQVQNLIKHLPKLLPRGSVPDNKSPLSVHSSATLLAPKDTSASPHLLPITVTTLPQQKGAPLPVMILPSTVSLAYSERDKATAVTVATAAAPTPVVQRARGAGPKRPAAEPPGAAADAPPKRKRGRPRKPRPEDAIAQQQQPPAPSSLPLAQTTGGVIQKALASSSSFSAAPSSSSQLLEIVIQDQHQLVLGSIPSTLHDAAASAQDQRAGVVVQCQPVSAPLLDADPRPVLVLQSAPNTPSRSMVIQRAPGGQLAPASENRVPASNPLLAPPAFLPPTGQEDEREVEITLTPVDESETFAPPEPSSVPAGSSDQSQGARSQSDDP comes from the exons ATGGCGGACGAGCGAGTGAGGGGCGGGGAGGCCCCCAAACCCGGGCGGCTGGACACAGGAGAGGGCGACACGGAGCCCAGCATGCTCCTGCAGAAACTCAAGAACAACATCTC TAAAACTGTTCAGGGCAAAGTCGACACCATTTTG CAAGATGTTCAGCGCTTCTCTGACAATGACAAGCTCTACCTGTACCTCCAGCTACCCTCTGGACCCAGTGCAGGGGAAAAAAG TGATGCCAGCTCCCTGAACATGGCTGACCAGCTGCTCACCTGCAACTGGATACGGAGTCACCTGGAGGAGCATGCTGACACCTGTCTGCCCAAGCAGGACGTGTATGAGACCTACAA GCGGTACTGTGATAACTTGCAGCAGCGGCCACTGAGTGCAGCCAACTTCGGCAAAATCATCCGTGATATTTTCCCCAACATCAAAGCCCGGAGActgggaggaagaggacagtCAAA ATACTGCTATAGTGGGATTCGTAGGAAGACAATCTTGAACATGCCCCTGTTGCCTAACCTAGATCTGAAGAATGACCCA TCGGAGCTGACGGAACTGGTCCAGACCTATAAGCAGGAAGTGACGGAGGCAGCGTGTCAGCTGATTTGTGACTGGGCACAGAAGATTCTGAAGCGCTCCTTTGACACGGTGGTGGAGATTGCCAAATTCCTGGTGCAAGAGCACATCGTCAACCCGCGCTGCAGCCAGGCTGAACTGGTCACTTCTGCTGATCTAGCCG GTGGGCCAGCAAAGCCTCACAAAGTGATCAAGAAGAACCCCGCGCCGCCCAAAGCTGGTGCCGTGGAGGGAGAAGGCAGTGGTCGGGATGGCAAG AAAGACAAAAGTGATGGAGAGCAGGCCATGCACGGAAAGACGCCTGCCGGCGGCGAGAAGCCGGCCAAAGAGGTGGAGGGTCGCAACCAGCAGGTGCAGAATCTGATCAAGCACCTGCCCAAGCTGCTGCCGCGCGGGTCGGTCCCCGACAACAAGTCGCCGCTCTCGGTGCACTCCTCCGCGACGCTGCTGGCGCCCAAGGACACGTCCGCATCGCCCCATCTCCTGCCCATCACCGTGACGACGTTGCCCCAGCAGAAGGGAGCTCCGCTCCCCGTGATGATCCTCCCCTCCACCGTGAGCCTGGCCTACAGCGAGCGCGACAAGGCCACCGCCGTCACCGTGGCCACCGCGGCCGCGCCCACGCCGGTGGTCCAGCGAGCGCGCGGCGCCGGCCCGAAACGTCCCGCGGCCGAACCGCCGGGCGCCGCCGCGGACGCGCCTCCCAAGCGCAAGAGGGGTCGGCCCAGGAAGCCCCGTCCAGAAGATGCCATCGCTCAGCAACAGCAGCCTCCGGCTCCGTCCAGCTTGCCGCTGGCACAGACGACCGGAGGGGTGATCCAGAAGGCTCtggcctcctcgtcctcgttcTCCGCCGcgccttcttcctcctctcagcTGCTGGAGATCGTGATCCAGGATCAGCACCAGCTGGTGCTGGGCTCGattccctccaccctccatgaCGCCGCGGCGTCTGCCCAAGACCAGAGGGCGGGCGTCGTGGTCCAGTGCCAGCCTGTCTCTGCACCCCTGCTCGACGCCGATCCTCGACCCGTCCTGGTCCTGCAGAGTGCCCCGAATACTCCGAGCCGATCCATGGTGATCCAGAGGGCGCCTGGAGGGCAGCTTGCCCCTGCGTCCGAAAACCGAGTGCCCGCTTCAAACCCTCTCCTAGCCCCCCCGGCTTTTCTTCCTCCGACTGGTCAAGAGGACGAGCGAGAAGTGGAGATCACCCTCACCCCCGTGGATGAGTCCGAAACCTTTGCACCCCCCGAGCCTTCTTCTGTCCCAGCAGGCAGCAGTGATCAGTCACAAGGGGCGAGATCCCAAAGTGATGACCCCTAG
- the psmb4 gene encoding proteasome subunit beta type-4 yields MDPSGLKLSFWENGPKPGQFYSFPGNNSTTTPGCGPVRHTLNPMVTGTSVLGVKFTGGVIIAADMLGSYGSLARFRNISRLMKVNDNTILGASGDYADYQYLKQIIEQMVIDEELLGDGHSYSPKAIHSWLTRVMYNRRSRMNPLWNTVVIGGFYNGESFLGYVDKLGVAYEAPTVATGFGAYLAQPLMREVVENKVEITKDEARELIERCLKVLYYRDARSYNRYEIAIVTQEGVEIVGPLSSETNWDIAHMVSGFE; encoded by the exons ATGGATCCCAGCGGCTTGAAGCTCAGCTTTTGGGAAAATGGACCAAAACCCGGTCAATTTTATTCTTTTCCCGGGAACAACAGCACCACAACTCCTGGTTGTGGACCGGTTAGGCATACATT AAACCCCATGGTGACGGGCACATCAGTGTTGGGTGTGAAGTTTACAGGTGGAGTCATCATTGCTGCAGACATGTTGGGCTCATACGGCTCCTTGGCCCGTTTCCGCAACATTTCCCGTCTCATGAAGGTCAACGACAACACTATCCTTGGTGCCTCTGGCGACTATGCAGATTACCAGTACCTCAAACAGATCATTGAGCAGATGGT AATTGATGAGGAGCTTTTAGGAGATGGCCACAGTTACAGCCCCAAGGCCATACACTCCTGGCTGACCCGTGTCATGTACAACCGCCGGAGTAGAATGAACCCACTCTGGAACACAGTGGTCATCGGGGGATTCTACAATGGTGAAAG CTTCCTTGGCTACGTTGATAAGCTGGGAGTTGCGTATGAGGCACCGACTGTGGCCACAGGCTTTGGTGCCTACCTAGCTCAG CCTTTGATGAGAGAGGTGGTGGAAAACAAGGTGGAGATCACAAAGGATGAGGCACGGGAGCTGATCGAACGCTGCCTGAAGGTTCTCTACTACCGTGATGCCCGCTCCTACAACCGG TATGAGATTGCAATTGTGACACAGGAGGGAGTGGAAATTGTTGGACCCCTGTCATCTGAGACGAACTGGGATATTGCACACATGGTCAG TGGATTTGAATGA